A stretch of the Janthinobacterium sp. B9-8 genome encodes the following:
- a CDS encoding response regulator — protein sequence MFNESNYTILVVDDLSENLLVISNLLSPHYRVLAAPSGERCLRILATQALPSLILLDVMMPGIDGYSVLKQLQAMPETRDIPVILLTALADTGSEELGLQLGAVDYIIKPIKPSIVLARVRTQLEAKQARSWLKNQNAALEAEISRRMAENEITQQVSIRALAHLAETRDPETGNHILRTQSYVYLLALKLQEHPRFAETLTPRYINVLSRSAPLHDIGKVGIPDYILLKPGSLSAEEWLIMKTHAQLGSEAIEQAERDIEQPVAFLTLAKEIAHWHHEKWNGSGYPDGLAGDDIPLSARLMALADVFDALICRRVYKQALPYEEARLMIKSGSGKHFDPDIVQAFLDHFPEFTAIAERYTDCV from the coding sequence ATGTTTAATGAAAGTAATTACACGATATTAGTTGTTGATGATCTATCTGAAAATTTACTAGTAATTAGTAATTTGCTGTCTCCACACTACCGTGTGCTTGCTGCACCATCGGGAGAGAGGTGTCTGCGCATCCTTGCCACCCAAGCTTTACCCAGCTTAATTTTGCTGGATGTCATGATGCCGGGCATTGATGGCTATAGCGTACTCAAGCAGCTACAGGCCATGCCAGAAACACGGGATATTCCCGTTATTTTGCTTACAGCTCTGGCTGATACAGGCAGCGAGGAGCTGGGCTTGCAGCTGGGTGCCGTCGACTACATCATTAAGCCGATTAAACCCAGCATTGTATTGGCAAGAGTGCGCACCCAGCTGGAAGCCAAACAGGCACGCAGCTGGCTTAAAAATCAAAATGCGGCGCTGGAAGCAGAGATTTCACGCCGTATGGCTGAAAATGAGATTACCCAGCAAGTGAGCATCCGCGCGCTCGCCCATCTTGCCGAAACCCGCGATCCTGAAACAGGCAACCATATTCTTCGCACACAAAGCTATGTGTACTTATTAGCGCTCAAGCTGCAAGAACACCCGCGCTTTGCCGAAACCTTAACCCCACGCTATATCAATGTACTCAGCCGATCTGCCCCGCTGCACGATATTGGCAAGGTAGGGATTCCTGATTATATTTTGCTCAAGCCCGGCAGCCTAAGCGCAGAAGAATGGCTGATCATGAAAACCCACGCCCAACTGGGCAGCGAGGCCATTGAACAAGCCGAACGCGATATCGAGCAACCCGTCGCGTTTCTCACTTTAGCGAAAGAAATTGCCCACTGGCATCATGAAAAATGGAATGGCAGCGGCTACCCGGATGGATTAGCGGGCGATGATATTCCGCTCTCCGCACGGCTGATGGCGCTGGCAGATGTATTTGATGCGCTGATTTGCCGCAGGGTTTACAAGCAAGCGCTACCTTATGAGGAAGCTAGACTGATGATTAAATCGGGGAGTGGCAAGCATTTTGATCCTGATATTGTGCAGGCTTTTCTCGATCACTTTCCAGAATTCACCGCCATTGCAGAACGTTATACAGACTGTGTCTAG
- a CDS encoding PAS domain-containing protein — protein sequence MQKEFNQTLSHILKIALTYAAIAGLGVVLSSKIIEMLYAPTHSFEGLTTLKDWLLIVYSVLLLYVMWKRLPESENGLNPKQHTSYGNKLGISFSLLALVILLLSGAGIAYRVSQIEKINEARIQIVTDVKLRQITDWLKEREGDAELLKTSQIYATLYQNWHQTDDLSSKLKLLTRLEQFGKIKGFSAASLLDSEGKLLWSSSLPVLQNLPNYHATLHTAAQSKKVQRIGPYPDAKGQPSLDFIAPLTAIAGPTPFIVLHNHTDHWLSAILQTQPLPGPRSESLLFNKEDNQLVLLNGPHFGQKIPAILPLQSTQRLPDNLPLSKTLSGKIIRPGKTMGILRAVPNSNWVLLTQIDQSALYSEIIKDSLWISLAALLALLMMRTGYVILKQQEQLVLATNMRQLQTEHLQSVKLLSTIADSSEDAIFAKDLEGRYILFNRAACRFVNRQSQDILGLDDRAIFPPDQAEMLMDLGKQVILRNTVITQEEVLDMPNGQRIFLGTKGPLCDEKGNTIGIFGISRDITERKQAEMVLKENEERFRALVEQSLAGIYIIQKHRLSYVNPGFARIFGHEDAQALIAMGQIEELVSHKDKERVRGLILQAENGELSDVHFTFTGLQRSGTQIEVEFYGRKVDDKGHPALIGLLLDITERKAVEHTLTLQSEELLQRNAELERFNQAMVDRELEMIELKRQIKELSLYQTANNSPDPLLARKS from the coding sequence ATGCAAAAAGAATTTAATCAAACCTTATCTCACATTCTCAAGATTGCACTCACTTATGCTGCAATCGCAGGGCTGGGTGTAGTACTCAGCAGCAAAATAATAGAGATGCTGTATGCCCCGACACATTCCTTTGAAGGGCTGACAACGCTCAAAGACTGGCTGCTGATCGTTTACAGCGTATTACTGCTCTATGTGATGTGGAAGCGCCTGCCCGAAAGTGAAAACGGGCTCAATCCAAAACAACATACCAGCTATGGCAACAAACTAGGGATCTCATTTTCTCTGTTAGCGCTGGTGATTCTATTGCTCAGCGGCGCGGGCATTGCCTATCGGGTCAGCCAGATAGAAAAAATAAACGAAGCCAGAATACAAATCGTCACCGATGTAAAACTCAGGCAAATAACGGATTGGCTAAAAGAGCGGGAAGGTGATGCAGAGCTACTCAAAACTAGCCAAATCTACGCCACGCTCTATCAAAACTGGCATCAGACAGATGATCTAAGCAGCAAATTAAAGCTGCTTACCCGGCTGGAGCAATTTGGCAAAATCAAAGGATTCAGTGCCGCCAGCCTGCTAGATTCCGAAGGGAAACTGCTCTGGAGCTCATCGCTGCCCGTATTACAGAATTTGCCCAACTATCACGCTACGCTGCACACCGCGGCTCAATCAAAAAAAGTGCAGAGAATCGGCCCCTACCCCGACGCTAAAGGCCAGCCCAGCTTAGATTTTATTGCCCCGCTTACCGCCATAGCCGGGCCAACGCCCTTTATTGTTTTGCATAACCATACCGATCACTGGCTCTCTGCCATACTGCAAACACAGCCCCTCCCCGGGCCACGCAGTGAATCTTTATTATTTAATAAAGAAGACAATCAACTGGTTTTATTAAACGGCCCTCATTTTGGCCAAAAAATACCTGCCATCCTCCCCTTGCAAAGCACCCAGCGTTTACCAGATAACCTGCCTCTGAGCAAAACGCTTAGTGGCAAGATCATCCGCCCTGGCAAAACCATGGGCATCCTTCGTGCAGTGCCCAATAGCAACTGGGTTTTACTCACCCAAATAGATCAATCCGCGCTTTACAGTGAGATCATCAAAGATTCTCTGTGGATTAGCTTGGCCGCACTATTAGCACTGCTCATGATGCGTACCGGCTATGTGATCTTGAAGCAGCAAGAACAATTAGTTTTAGCCACCAATATGCGCCAATTACAAACCGAGCATTTGCAGTCTGTAAAACTACTCTCCACCATTGCAGACAGCTCTGAAGACGCCATTTTTGCCAAAGACCTTGAAGGCCGCTACATCCTGTTTAATCGCGCGGCCTGCCGTTTTGTAAACCGGCAAAGCCAAGATATTCTAGGACTGGATGACAGAGCGATTTTTCCGCCGGATCAGGCGGAAATGCTGATGGATCTTGGCAAGCAAGTCATTCTCCGCAATACCGTCATCACGCAGGAAGAAGTGCTTGATATGCCGAATGGCCAGCGCATTTTTCTGGGCACTAAAGGGCCACTTTGCGATGAAAAAGGCAATACCATCGGTATTTTTGGTATTTCACGTGATATCACCGAACGCAAGCAAGCCGAAATGGTACTCAAAGAAAACGAAGAACGCTTTCGCGCTTTGGTAGAGCAATCACTGGCCGGCATTTATATTATTCAGAAGCACCGCCTAAGCTATGTTAACCCCGGATTTGCCAGGATATTTGGTCACGAAGACGCTCAGGCCCTGATCGCCATGGGACAGATTGAAGAGCTGGTCAGCCATAAAGACAAAGAACGAGTCCGTGGCCTTATTTTGCAGGCTGAAAATGGTGAGCTCAGTGATGTTCATTTCACTTTCACTGGACTTCAACGCAGCGGCACGCAAATTGAAGTGGAATTTTATGGCCGCAAGGTCGATGACAAAGGCCATCCGGCACTCATTGGCTTATTACTGGATATCACCGAGCGCAAAGCGGTGGAACACACGCTCACCCTCCAGTCAGAAGAATTGCTTCAGCGCAATGCCGAGCTGGAGCGCTTTAACCAAGCCATGGTAGACCGGGAGCTGGAAATGATTGAGCTCAAGCGGCAGATCAAGGAATTAAGTCTTTATCAGACTGCAAATAACAGCCCCGATCCTCTTCTGGCCAGAAAATCATGA
- a CDS encoding PAS domain S-box protein — protein sequence MKGLNHYSARALYSKRHLLLIYLLAIILPLLMLWVRSEITVTFGEQPLLILFILPIIISAYLGGFIPGLLSTLIAAACTAYFLPPIDSFAISTPHDLMQWGMLLINGLLLSFFSEFLHRSRRNETERWREMSAIQDQLLQSELRFQATFEQAAMGIALVSPNGQWLRVNRRLCQITGYSQDELLSLTFQDITHPADLQDDQHFVEQMLAGQLETYAMQKRYLCKGGEITWVNLTVALAWKKNGEPDYFISVIEDIQARKQAEAALKESEFILKEAQRLARVGSWSWDIASNTHLWSEEVYHIYGRDLALPPAVFPEVQHYFSAKSWIELVKAVEICLADGTAYSCDAEVIRHDGNHRWITARGKVKRDQSGKIIELHGTIQDITERKRAEIALINSQNEALEKQGRARLAALNLMEDAMSARSHAEISNAALRESEQRLLMAQEGAHVGIWDWDLSNHQIYWSPECARLYDVAANTPITIALWRSKIYPVDLARIDARLKNRPANEEAFEVEFRIRQNSGEIRWLVSKGRAQYTPYGKAIRISGIALDITKNKQNEEQLRKLFLAVEQSPENIIITDADLCIDYVNTSFVQTSGYDRDEVIGQPAHILQSGHTPEATYAALNKALLLGVHWQGEFINRRKNGDVYTVLASVSPIRQDDGKITHYLGIQEDITEKKRLSVELDRHRFHLEELVSERTIQLAEAREKAESANHAKSAFLANMSHEIRTPMNAILGLTHLLRRDGVTPHQAERLSKINNAAQHLMSVINDILDLSKIEAGRLELEQSDFSLIALFDNVCTLINDAALDKGLNIETDTGRVPAWLHGDATRLRQALLNYASNAIKFTEQGHIILRARVENEQENSLLLRFEVEDTGIGVNAEQASRLFQNFEQADVSTTRKYGGTGLGLAITRRLAERMCGEAGVRPAAGQGSIFWFTAVLTRGISPQIAPVELASGQMESELRNHAGAQLLLVEDNDINLEVILDLLNESGLILDTAVNGQEALEKAKVNHYDLILMDIQMPVMDGLEATIAIRALPNGKNIPIIALTASAFDENKQACEAAGANGFISKPVNPEALFEVLLKWLPQCQITGSVPAPDASRAKRASEHIFYERELAELASHPGLNITEALERLKGNAAKYLDLLRRFLESHAGDMTLLEEHLLKQNNSEVLLITHTLKGAAAVLSIESVASLAEQLEFALHNKAPAAERDRLLHAINHELTQLDSVLNPPPVEQTYPLPQLLTKLENLLSQNDTAAIPLFERHAEQFFKALGTGVQALARQIGQFNFETALDTLHSLIAAAHLQDD from the coding sequence ATGAAAGGCCTGAATCATTACAGCGCCCGTGCTCTGTACTCAAAGCGCCACCTGCTGCTGATCTACCTGCTTGCCATTATTTTGCCTTTGCTCATGCTGTGGGTAAGGAGTGAAATTACAGTTACTTTTGGCGAACAGCCCTTACTCATTCTTTTTATCTTGCCCATTATCATCAGCGCCTATCTGGGTGGATTTATACCCGGCCTGCTTAGCACCTTGATTGCAGCGGCCTGTACTGCTTACTTTCTCCCCCCCATCGACAGCTTTGCCATCAGCACGCCACACGATCTGATGCAATGGGGAATGCTGCTTATCAATGGCCTTTTATTAAGCTTTTTTAGTGAATTTCTGCATCGCTCCCGCCGCAATGAAACTGAACGCTGGCGGGAAATGAGCGCCATTCAAGATCAATTACTCCAAAGCGAGCTGCGCTTTCAAGCCACTTTTGAACAAGCAGCAATGGGCATTGCACTGGTTTCCCCCAATGGGCAATGGCTGCGGGTTAACCGCAGATTGTGCCAAATCACAGGCTATAGCCAGGACGAGCTTTTATCGCTGACATTTCAAGATATTACCCACCCAGCCGACCTACAGGATGACCAGCATTTTGTTGAACAAATGCTGGCAGGCCAGCTAGAAACATATGCCATGCAAAAACGCTATCTATGTAAAGGAGGAGAAATCACTTGGGTAAACCTAACCGTTGCCCTTGCCTGGAAAAAAAATGGCGAGCCCGATTACTTTATTTCGGTCATTGAAGATATCCAGGCACGTAAACAAGCCGAAGCCGCACTCAAAGAAAGCGAATTCATCTTAAAAGAAGCACAGCGGCTGGCCAGAGTTGGCAGCTGGAGCTGGGATATTGCTAGCAATACACACCTTTGGTCAGAAGAGGTTTATCACATATATGGCCGGGACCTCGCCTTACCCCCCGCGGTATTCCCCGAAGTACAACATTACTTCAGCGCCAAGAGCTGGATAGAGCTGGTTAAAGCGGTTGAGATCTGCCTTGCAGATGGTACGGCTTATTCTTGTGATGCGGAGGTGATTCGCCACGATGGAAATCATCGCTGGATCACCGCGCGGGGCAAAGTAAAGCGTGATCAAAGCGGAAAAATCATCGAGCTACACGGCACGATACAAGATATTACCGAGCGTAAACGCGCCGAAATAGCCCTGATCAATAGCCAGAACGAGGCTTTAGAAAAGCAAGGTCGGGCCAGGCTGGCAGCACTTAATCTGATGGAAGACGCCATGTCTGCCCGCTCGCATGCCGAAATAAGCAATGCCGCACTCAGAGAAAGCGAGCAGCGTTTACTCATGGCGCAAGAAGGCGCACATGTAGGGATCTGGGATTGGGATTTATCAAACCATCAAATCTACTGGTCGCCAGAATGCGCCAGACTCTATGACGTGGCGGCCAATACTCCGATCACAATCGCGCTCTGGCGAAGCAAAATTTATCCTGTTGACTTGGCACGCATTGACGCCCGGCTTAAAAATCGCCCAGCCAATGAAGAAGCTTTTGAAGTGGAGTTTCGTATCCGCCAAAACTCTGGCGAAATCCGCTGGCTGGTTAGCAAGGGGCGAGCCCAGTACACCCCTTACGGTAAAGCCATCCGTATCTCCGGCATTGCCTTAGATATCACTAAAAACAAACAGAACGAAGAGCAATTACGTAAATTATTTCTGGCCGTGGAGCAAAGCCCGGAAAACATCATCATTACCGATGCTGATCTCTGTATTGATTATGTAAATACCTCTTTTGTGCAAACATCCGGCTATGACAGAGACGAAGTCATCGGCCAGCCCGCGCATATTCTGCAATCGGGTCATACCCCGGAAGCCACCTATGCCGCGCTGAATAAAGCACTGCTGCTGGGCGTGCACTGGCAGGGTGAATTTATTAACCGCCGCAAAAATGGGGACGTCTATACCGTACTGGCCTCGGTTTCCCCTATTCGTCAGGACGATGGAAAAATCACCCATTACTTAGGAATACAAGAAGATATTACCGAGAAAAAACGCCTGAGCGTCGAGCTGGACCGGCATCGCTTTCATCTTGAAGAGCTGGTTTCAGAGCGAACCATCCAGCTTGCCGAAGCACGTGAAAAAGCCGAATCAGCCAATCATGCCAAAAGTGCTTTTCTGGCCAATATGAGCCATGAAATCCGCACGCCCATGAATGCCATTCTTGGCCTAACTCATTTACTCAGACGAGACGGCGTTACCCCGCATCAGGCCGAGCGGCTCAGTAAAATTAATAATGCCGCCCAGCACCTGATGTCGGTGATCAACGATATTCTTGATTTATCTAAAATTGAAGCGGGCAGGCTAGAGCTGGAGCAAAGCGACTTCTCGCTTATCGCCCTCTTTGATAATGTGTGCACACTAATCAACGATGCAGCGCTTGATAAAGGGCTAAATATCGAAACCGATACCGGCCGGGTGCCTGCATGGTTACATGGCGACGCAACCCGGCTACGCCAAGCGCTGCTTAATTACGCCAGCAATGCCATTAAATTTACCGAGCAAGGCCATATCATCCTGCGTGCTCGGGTAGAAAACGAGCAAGAAAACAGCCTGCTACTTCGCTTTGAAGTAGAGGACACCGGCATTGGCGTTAATGCAGAGCAAGCCAGCAGACTATTCCAAAACTTTGAACAAGCCGATGTATCCACCACACGCAAATACGGCGGTACCGGCCTGGGCTTAGCAATTACCCGGCGTCTGGCAGAAAGAATGTGCGGGGAAGCAGGCGTAAGACCGGCTGCGGGCCAAGGCAGTATCTTCTGGTTTACCGCCGTGCTGACAAGGGGCATCAGCCCGCAGATCGCCCCCGTCGAGCTTGCCTCCGGGCAGATGGAGTCCGAATTACGCAACCATGCTGGCGCGCAATTATTATTGGTTGAAGACAATGACATCAACCTGGAAGTCATCCTTGATCTGCTCAATGAAAGCGGCCTGATCCTTGATACCGCGGTAAACGGGCAAGAAGCACTAGAAAAAGCCAAAGTAAATCACTACGATCTGATTTTGATGGATATTCAAATGCCGGTCATGGATGGCCTTGAAGCCACCATCGCGATTCGCGCTCTGCCTAATGGAAAAAACATCCCGATCATCGCCCTTACCGCCAGCGCCTTTGATGAAAACAAACAAGCTTGCGAAGCAGCGGGTGCCAATGGCTTTATCAGCAAGCCCGTCAACCCGGAAGCCTTATTTGAAGTACTGCTCAAATGGCTGCCCCAATGCCAGATAACAGGCTCAGTGCCTGCGCCTGATGCCAGCCGGGCAAAACGGGCCAGCGAGCATATTTTTTACGAGCGCGAGCTGGCCGAACTAGCATCTCATCCGGGGCTTAATATTACAGAAGCACTAGAAAGGCTAAAAGGAAACGCTGCGAAATACCTCGATTTACTACGCCGCTTTCTAGAATCGCACGCTGGCGATATGACCTTACTTGAGGAGCATCTGCTCAAACAAAATAACAGCGAAGTCTTGCTGATCACACACACACTAAAAGGCGCAGCAGCTGTTTTAAGTATAGAGAGCGTGGCCAGTCTAGCCGAGCAGTTAGAATTCGCCTTACACAACAAAGCCCCCGCAGCAGAGCGAGATCGACTACTCCACGCCATCAATCATGAGCTCACCCAGCTAGACAGCGTGCTGAATCCACCGCCAGTAGAACAAACCTACCCGCTGCCCCAGCTGCTCACCAAGCTGGAAAACCTGCTCAGCCAGAACGACACCGCAGCCATTCCGCTTTTTGAGCGACACGCCGAACAATTTTTTAAAGCACTCGGCACCGGCGTTCAAGCGCTTGCCCGGCAAATTGGCCAGTTTAATTTTGAAACCGCCCTGGACACCTTACACAGCCTCATCGCTGCCGCACACCTTCAAGATGACTAA
- a CDS encoding GNAT family N-acetyltransferase gives MLIPALKSQRLDLIPPDHHCDSAYQRFYTDAEASAAYGGPLSPAVAWSRLAYDIGAWHLQGFGVWALRRREDAAILGVCGFWQGRGWPRELTWWLLPEARGQGYALEASLAVIRHTYAEFGWEAVQTYCADTNEPAKALILLLGGVPVARQAFPDGNDRNIYQIPLPAA, from the coding sequence ATGCTCATTCCCGCTCTCAAGTCGCAGCGCTTGGATCTCATTCCGCCCGATCACCACTGTGATTCGGCGTATCAGCGCTTCTACACCGATGCCGAGGCATCAGCAGCTTACGGCGGCCCTCTTTCGCCAGCTGTCGCATGGTCTCGCCTGGCGTATGACATCGGTGCCTGGCATCTGCAAGGGTTTGGCGTTTGGGCTCTTCGCCGCCGCGAAGACGCAGCGATCCTTGGTGTTTGCGGATTTTGGCAAGGGCGCGGCTGGCCGCGCGAGCTCACTTGGTGGCTTCTTCCCGAAGCACGCGGCCAAGGCTACGCCCTTGAAGCGTCGCTGGCCGTAATCAGGCATACCTACGCCGAGTTCGGTTGGGAGGCAGTTCAAACTTACTGTGCCGATACCAATGAACCGGCAAAGGCCCTCATCCTCCTTCTGGGCGGAGTACCAGTGGCGAGGCAAGCGTTTCCTGATGGCAACGATCGCAATATCTATCAAATTCCGTTGCCAGCGGCCTAA
- a CDS encoding GIY-YIG nuclease family protein, with amino-acid sequence MASATIKIFLAHGDPKRLRTAELSNWTGKAVAGPRTEFDSILAREEATNAGVYFLTGMDTETGKQALYIGEAESIKSRLKSHLEKDFWNQVVFFTSKDENLTKAHIRFLEGRLIDEAKQSGRAVLKNAQSSGAKLPESDREDMEVFLEKMQQLLPALGVEALVPTVAINPPPGSYEMLFCELKGLKASGYLTPNGIVVVSGSNAVLQERDSAKKYPWVIALRQKLKDDATLISDGERLLFTKDTEFASPSAAAVVIHGGTTNGLTAWKNAQGKSLKETESI; translated from the coding sequence ATGGCTAGCGCAACAATTAAAATATTTCTTGCTCATGGTGACCCAAAACGGTTACGAACCGCAGAGCTGTCAAACTGGACAGGCAAGGCGGTTGCAGGCCCTCGAACAGAATTCGACAGCATTCTCGCTCGCGAAGAGGCGACGAATGCAGGTGTGTACTTTTTGACGGGAATGGATACCGAAACGGGAAAGCAAGCTCTATATATTGGAGAGGCTGAGTCAATTAAGAGTCGCCTCAAAAGCCACCTTGAAAAGGACTTTTGGAATCAAGTTGTTTTCTTTACAAGCAAAGACGAGAACCTGACCAAAGCACATATCCGATTTTTGGAAGGCCGCCTCATAGACGAAGCAAAACAATCTGGACGAGCCGTTCTGAAGAATGCACAATCTAGCGGCGCGAAGCTCCCTGAGTCTGACAGAGAGGATATGGAGGTGTTCTTAGAAAAAATGCAGCAACTTCTCCCAGCACTTGGCGTAGAGGCTCTAGTTCCCACTGTCGCAATAAACCCTCCCCCTGGTTCGTATGAAATGCTCTTCTGTGAGCTCAAGGGGCTGAAAGCATCAGGATACTTAACCCCAAACGGAATTGTTGTGGTTTCTGGCTCCAATGCGGTATTGCAGGAGCGCGATTCGGCCAAAAAATATCCGTGGGTCATAGCGCTACGACAAAAACTAAAAGATGATGCCACCCTCATTTCTGATGGAGAGAGATTACTTTTCACAAAAGATACGGAATTCGCGAGCCCAAGCGCTGCGGCCGTAGTTATCCACGGAGGAACAACCAATGGGCTGACTGCATGGAAAAACGCACAAGGAAAATCGCTCAAGGAAACCGAATCCATATAA
- a CDS encoding DUF2711 family protein, which translates to MSIRVLPSSDRYAVCPYEGSVLSFFEGTFEAAYVLLHPFLRPHSISIHQFQSETYPSREQICKSCDAVTWADLQRLSGLKSINEVDIALRTRIGGLKSNFTRLELAKTLKTALETEGIVEPDEGSFSELTHNKVLTFIQSQGYEWVWIGDEFCTERKLHWIEDLKAPDSEATQQQHCNVFTPDKKLLWTTHWDSHFSFFCGSHHTVKALAHDANFEGFECSQSTEVYWSVR; encoded by the coding sequence ATGAGCATCCGCGTTCTCCCATCTTCGGATCGATATGCAGTCTGCCCATATGAGGGCTCGGTTCTGTCGTTCTTCGAAGGCACCTTCGAGGCCGCCTACGTATTGCTGCATCCGTTCTTGCGCCCACACTCGATATCGATCCATCAGTTTCAGTCGGAGACGTACCCAAGCAGAGAGCAAATCTGTAAATCCTGTGATGCGGTCACTTGGGCTGACCTCCAGCGCCTTAGCGGTTTGAAATCAATCAACGAGGTAGACATCGCGCTTCGCACGCGAATTGGAGGGCTAAAGTCAAACTTTACAAGGCTGGAACTGGCAAAAACCCTGAAAACGGCCCTCGAAACAGAGGGAATTGTAGAGCCGGATGAGGGCTCATTCTCCGAGCTAACCCACAACAAAGTACTGACATTTATACAGAGCCAAGGCTATGAATGGGTTTGGATTGGCGATGAATTCTGTACTGAGCGAAAACTACATTGGATTGAAGACTTGAAGGCTCCGGACTCAGAGGCCACTCAACAACAACACTGCAATGTTTTTACTCCTGACAAGAAGCTGCTATGGACAACCCATTGGGATAGTCACTTCTCATTCTTTTGTGGTTCGCACCACACCGTTAAAGCACTCGCACACGACGCAAACTTTGAAGGTTTTGAATGCAGCCAATCTACTGAGGTCTATTGGAGTGTACGGTAA
- a CDS encoding methyl-accepting chemotaxis protein translates to MKITHRLTLLVATTAISILLLIMVGFLKLSAINVLVEEVVANVMPSLETLNDAELAFMGARRLELSHIIEADPQQKQMHINKMQSLLVDVDRLLQSYEKFADDDIDRKNLATAVAEFAILKPLIAEGARFSLTLPPEDARSYISKSVTPQAEKFFTALDIAKAHNRDYSKEASSDVKAQISNAITTSLTVGGALLLLAFVLGVWITQGIKKPLQDLRLFLVNLGTNYDFTQRMKVIGNDEIAESLNALNGLLDTLQGSLQQLHRIGRDVTGTASELSLSSHELSSASQHVSGAASSMAAGVEEVTVSIGLVADRTNECDRTAREAGKMAASGGDVIESTIQSIQQIAADVRVSAEQIESLKERTASINSVVNVIKDIADQTNLLALNAAIEAARAGELGRGFAVVADEVRKLAERTSLSTREIISTVSAIQSEANATVLSMQHAVKQVEHGVQCAQAASTAIASIRQNADQVVVQVSEISDSMREQSSASHMMAQQVERVAQMSEESSSVAQNTANEGARLRQLSSELDAAIAYYRV, encoded by the coding sequence TTGAAAATTACTCACCGGCTCACTTTATTAGTGGCAACTACAGCAATATCTATATTGCTGTTGATTATGGTTGGCTTTTTAAAGCTGAGTGCAATTAATGTGCTGGTTGAAGAGGTGGTGGCAAATGTAATGCCCTCCTTAGAGACGCTTAATGATGCCGAGCTTGCCTTTATGGGGGCTCGTCGTTTGGAATTAAGCCACATTATTGAAGCGGATCCTCAGCAGAAACAGATGCACATCAATAAAATGCAAAGCTTACTGGTAGACGTTGATCGTCTTTTACAAAGCTATGAAAAATTTGCTGATGATGATATTGATCGTAAGAATCTAGCCACGGCCGTGGCAGAGTTTGCCATTTTAAAGCCACTGATTGCAGAAGGCGCACGCTTTTCACTGACCCTGCCCCCAGAGGACGCGCGCAGTTATATTTCTAAAAGCGTTACCCCACAAGCTGAAAAGTTTTTTACTGCCTTAGATATTGCAAAAGCACATAACCGTGATTATTCCAAAGAGGCCAGTAGTGATGTAAAAGCCCAGATATCCAATGCAATTACTACGTCATTAACTGTGGGTGGGGCCTTATTGCTTTTGGCTTTTGTTTTGGGTGTTTGGATTACCCAAGGCATTAAAAAGCCATTACAGGATTTACGCCTTTTTTTAGTTAATTTAGGGACAAATTACGATTTCACCCAGCGTATGAAAGTGATAGGAAATGATGAAATTGCTGAATCGCTGAATGCTTTAAATGGCTTGCTCGATACACTGCAAGGCAGCTTGCAGCAGTTACATCGAATTGGCCGTGATGTAACAGGCACGGCGAGTGAGCTGTCTTTAAGTAGCCATGAGCTATCTAGTGCATCGCAGCATGTGAGTGGTGCGGCATCAAGCATGGCTGCAGGGGTAGAGGAGGTGACCGTTAGTATTGGCCTGGTTGCAGATCGGACTAATGAATGTGATCGCACAGCGCGTGAAGCAGGCAAGATGGCCGCAAGTGGTGGTGATGTGATTGAAAGCACCATTCAGAGTATTCAACAAATAGCTGCGGATGTGCGTGTTTCAGCAGAGCAAATTGAATCGCTGAAAGAGCGCACAGCCAGCATTAATAGCGTTGTGAATGTGATTAAAGATATCGCTGATCAAACTAATTTATTAGCACTCAATGCCGCGATTGAAGCGGCGAGGGCGGGGGAGCTAGGCCGTGGTTTTGCTGTGGTAGCAGATGAAGTCCGTAAGCTTGCCGAGCGAACCAGTCTTTCAACGCGAGAAATCATCTCTACGGTGAGTGCGATTCAAAGTGAAGCGAATGCCACTGTTTTGAGTATGCAACATGCGGTTAAACAAGTTGAACATGGTGTGCAATGCGCTCAAGCAGCGAGCACGGCGATTGCCAGTATTCGTCAGAACGCCGATCAGGTGGTGGTGCAGGTCAGTGAAATCAGTGACTCCATGCGCGAACAAAGTTCGGCTAGCCATATGATGGCGCAGCAGGTGGAACGAGTGGCGCAGATGTCGGAGGAAAGCAGCTCTGTTGCTCAAAATACCGCCAATGAAGGTGCGCGTTTGCGGCAGCTAAGCAGTGAGCTGGATGCGGCGATTGCTTATTACCGGGTGTAA